In the genome of Paenibacillus sp. FSL R5-0766, one region contains:
- a CDS encoding carbon-nitrogen family hydrolase, translating to MTEKKQGEMRVALIQGDIQLGDPEANHKHMQALLERAVEQYPDLGLAVLPEMWNTGYALTQIHELADPEGQKSREWLSAFAQKHQISIVGGSIAEKRDGQIYNTMYAYDHEGKQVTRYDKLHLFRLMDEEKYLQPGAEPEIFELQNGLTAGASICYDIRFPELARTLALNGAKALIVPAEWPNPRLHHWRTLLTARAIENQMYVIACNRVGKGGETEFFGHSLIIDPWGEIVAEGGEGEEIVTGIIRPSLVDEVRGRIPVFEDRRPGVYFGEK from the coding sequence ATGACAGAAAAAAAACAGGGAGAAATGCGTGTAGCCCTGATTCAGGGCGATATTCAACTCGGAGACCCTGAGGCCAATCATAAACATATGCAGGCGTTGCTTGAGCGTGCGGTAGAACAGTATCCGGATCTGGGGCTGGCTGTGTTACCTGAGATGTGGAATACCGGATACGCTTTGACTCAAATTCATGAACTCGCTGACCCGGAAGGCCAGAAATCTCGGGAATGGCTGTCTGCTTTTGCTCAAAAACATCAAATTTCCATCGTTGGGGGTTCAATTGCCGAGAAACGGGATGGTCAAATATACAATACAATGTACGCGTATGATCATGAAGGAAAACAGGTCACTCGATACGATAAATTACATTTGTTTCGTCTGATGGACGAGGAGAAATATTTACAGCCTGGTGCGGAACCTGAAATTTTTGAACTGCAGAACGGTCTTACAGCGGGTGCTTCGATCTGTTATGACATCCGGTTTCCGGAACTTGCCCGCACCCTTGCTTTAAATGGTGCCAAGGCATTGATTGTTCCGGCTGAATGGCCGAACCCTCGTCTGCACCACTGGCGTACGTTGCTTACGGCACGAGCGATTGAGAATCAGATGTATGTGATTGCCTGTAACCGTGTGGGAAAAGGGGGAGAGACTGAATTTTTCGGACATTCCCTCATCATTGATCCTTGGGGTGAGATTGTGGCTGAAGGTGGCGAAGGGGAAGAGATCGTGACCGGAATTATTCGTCCATCTCTGGTAGATGAGGTTCGCGGCCGTATTCCCGTATTTGAGGACCGTCGACCTGGCGTTTATTTTGGCGAAAAATAA
- a CDS encoding glycoside hydrolase family 1 protein: protein MTNTIRTFPEDFLWGGAIAANQAEGAWNVDGKGLSTADIAIYRKGVAKSEYKKHNAINEEQIKTAMESTSDREYPKRRGIDFYHRYEEDLALFGEMGLKTLRLSIAWTRIFPNGNENEPNEAGLQFYDRVIDGMLKQGIEPLITLSHYEMPMYLVNHHGGWTDRKVVEYFVHFCKTVFTRYKDKVKYWITFNEIDSIVRHPFTSGGIVPERFENVEQAVYQGLHHQFVASALAVKYCHEIIPGSQIGCMLTKLTTYAHTCNPEDVLVASRDNQFNLMFTDVQVRGAYPYFTKRFFAEKGINLDMLEGDEEILKVHTVDFISFSYYMSLVSSVDGDRLEQVSGNTTGGVKNPYLQTNDWGWQIDPVGLRISLNELYSRYEVPLFIVENGIGAVDTIEADGSIQDDYRIDYFRSHMEQMHEAILDGVELLGYTSWGVIDLISYSSSEMEKRYGFIYVDQDNDGNGTLERKRKKSFYWYKDVIANNGL, encoded by the coding sequence ATGACCAATACAATAAGAACGTTTCCAGAAGATTTTCTATGGGGAGGAGCGATTGCTGCCAATCAGGCAGAAGGGGCGTGGAATGTAGATGGCAAAGGTCTATCTACAGCCGACATTGCTATCTATCGAAAAGGTGTAGCCAAGAGTGAATATAAGAAACACAATGCGATCAATGAAGAACAGATCAAAACTGCGATGGAGTCTACCTCGGACAGAGAATATCCGAAACGCAGAGGCATTGATTTCTACCACCGTTACGAAGAGGATCTCGCCCTGTTTGGGGAAATGGGACTCAAAACGTTGCGACTATCCATTGCATGGACCCGAATTTTCCCAAATGGCAACGAAAATGAGCCGAATGAAGCCGGTTTGCAGTTCTATGACCGCGTTATTGATGGCATGCTGAAACAAGGGATTGAACCATTGATTACGTTGTCACATTATGAGATGCCGATGTATCTGGTGAATCACCATGGTGGATGGACGGATCGGAAAGTCGTCGAGTATTTTGTTCACTTTTGTAAAACCGTGTTCACCCGTTATAAGGATAAAGTGAAGTATTGGATTACATTTAATGAAATTGACAGCATTGTTCGTCATCCGTTTACGAGTGGTGGTATTGTTCCGGAGCGTTTCGAAAATGTGGAGCAGGCCGTATATCAGGGGTTACACCATCAATTTGTAGCGAGTGCGCTCGCAGTGAAATACTGTCATGAGATCATTCCCGGTTCCCAGATCGGATGTATGCTTACCAAACTGACGACGTATGCTCACACATGTAATCCCGAAGACGTACTCGTTGCTTCCCGGGATAATCAATTCAATCTTATGTTTACGGACGTACAGGTGCGGGGAGCGTATCCGTACTTTACGAAGAGATTTTTTGCCGAAAAAGGGATTAACCTGGATATGCTTGAGGGGGATGAAGAGATTCTGAAAGTACACACTGTGGACTTTATCTCATTCAGTTATTATATGTCCCTCGTATCAAGTGTGGATGGCGACCGATTGGAGCAGGTGAGTGGCAATACAACTGGAGGGGTGAAGAACCCGTATCTACAAACGAATGATTGGGGCTGGCAGATTGACCCGGTAGGTCTGCGCATCTCACTGAATGAACTGTATAGCCGTTACGAGGTACCTTTGTTTATCGTTGAGAATGGTATTGGAGCGGTAGACACGATTGAAGCTGATGGTAGCATTCAGGATGATTATCGTATTGATTATTTCCGTTCTCACATGGAACAGATGCATGAAGCGATTCTGGACGGTGTTGAACTGCTCGGCTATACCAGTTGGGGAGTGATTGATCTGATTAGTTATTCTTCTTCAGAGATGGAGAAACGATATGGCTTTATTTATGTAGATCAGGATAATGACGGCAATGGAACACTGGAGAGAAAACGCAAGAAGAGTTTCTATTGGTACAAAGATGTGATTGCGAACAACGGTTTGTAA
- a CDS encoding ABC transporter substrate-binding protein codes for MKKGIRNTGVLLTITWLSILLLACGNQAATPAAGADDSKAATETTETQTATKETNEGETRIFKDWTGHEVEIPVNPKRVIYHGEVTGDLLALGVVPVGILRQEGTVFDDQVAQSEDVGFPISVEKALDLNPDLIIFSNSDEAQYDQIAKVAPTVTFDSFGLIEDRMRILGDLLNKKQEAEDWITAHQKATEEMWTQLHENGLKEGETASVFTMYPGNRLFVMAGAGLPQLLYGKDGLKPTAEIQKVLDEDMGFVEISTEKLSEFAGDRIFILDPVTDDAKQSTKELLDSTIWKNLPAVKEGKVYRFNIVKASSDALSREWLLQELPKQMIQ; via the coding sequence ATGAAAAAGGGCATACGAAATACGGGAGTATTATTAACGATCACATGGTTATCCATCCTGCTACTGGCTTGTGGAAATCAGGCTGCAACACCTGCTGCTGGCGCAGATGATTCCAAAGCAGCCACAGAAACCACAGAGACCCAAACTGCAACGAAAGAGACGAACGAGGGCGAGACCCGGATATTCAAAGACTGGACTGGCCATGAAGTTGAGATTCCTGTAAATCCGAAGCGAGTTATCTATCATGGAGAAGTTACAGGGGATCTGCTCGCGCTTGGTGTAGTTCCTGTCGGCATACTTCGTCAAGAGGGAACCGTATTTGATGATCAGGTTGCTCAGTCAGAAGATGTAGGATTTCCGATCAGTGTGGAAAAGGCGTTAGACCTGAATCCCGATCTGATTATTTTCTCCAACAGTGACGAGGCTCAATATGATCAGATCGCAAAGGTTGCACCCACGGTTACATTTGATTCGTTTGGTTTAATAGAAGATCGCATGCGTATCCTTGGCGATTTGTTGAATAAGAAACAAGAGGCAGAGGATTGGATTACGGCTCATCAAAAAGCGACGGAAGAGATGTGGACGCAACTTCATGAGAACGGATTAAAAGAAGGGGAGACTGCTTCGGTATTCACCATGTATCCCGGGAATCGTCTGTTTGTCATGGCGGGTGCAGGATTGCCACAGTTGTTATACGGAAAAGACGGGCTGAAGCCAACCGCGGAAATCCAGAAAGTATTGGATGAAGACATGGGATTTGTAGAGATTTCAACTGAAAAATTATCTGAATTTGCCGGTGATCGGATATTTATTCTGGATCCTGTGACCGACGATGCGAAACAATCCACCAAGGAATTGCTGGATAGTACAATCTGGAAGAACCTGCCTGCGGTGAAAGAAGGAAAAGTATATCGTTTTAATATCGTAAAAGCTTCTAGTGATGCTCTTTCGAGGGAGTGGCTGTTACAAGAGCTGCCAAAACAGATGATCCAATAA
- a CDS encoding beta-glucoside-specific PTS transporter subunit IIABC: protein MNHKQLAQSIMELVGGNDNINTLIHCSTRLRLTLKNPDMAKTQEIKSLDGVIGAVNSGGQYQVIIGNDVAYVYNELAKIMDTRQSNEIQEKQKADYSPKGLFNTFASVIAGIFQPIIPAIAASGMLKALLLLATVTGLMSKESQTYTVLSVMSDAAFYFLPILLAYSSANRFKTNPFVAVLFGGIMLHPNMIGLLGGEDPVSFIGIPVASVQYATSVVPIILTVWFMSYIEKFADKISPGPVKIFLKPLIVILIVAPVALIVLGPLGMYLGTGMSNLIYWIQDKIGWLTVVIMAILMPLIVMFGMHKVFYPIIFAALASPGYETLVLVAMLASNMAQGAGALAVSFKTKDIKLKQVALSAGISGVFGITEPALYGVHLRLKKTLFACMIGAGVAGLFAGIVNLKAYAAVGPGIASMPMFISEDHMNIIYAIITMLISAIVAFVAVYVIGFQDVVPTAESVAGSPTNQARGESEIKPSTGIKSKKIVFAPLEGKVLPLSEVKDEAFSQEAMGQGMAIQPSVGKVFAPFDGTVETVFRTKHSIGLRSVEGVELLIHVGLDTVKLKGQHFDVKVNEGEQISHGQLLIEFDLEAIQAAGYDTTTPVIVTNSSDYLEVLGNESAATTGPGKPLITVL from the coding sequence ATGAATCACAAACAATTAGCCCAATCGATTATGGAGCTGGTCGGTGGCAATGATAATATCAACACGTTAATTCATTGCTCTACCAGGCTCAGACTTACCCTGAAGAATCCGGATATGGCGAAGACCCAAGAAATTAAGAGCCTTGATGGTGTTATTGGCGCAGTGAATAGCGGCGGGCAATATCAGGTTATTATCGGTAATGACGTCGCGTACGTCTACAATGAACTTGCCAAGATAATGGATACTCGGCAATCAAACGAAATTCAGGAGAAACAAAAAGCGGATTATAGCCCCAAAGGACTGTTTAATACTTTTGCCAGTGTCATTGCAGGCATTTTCCAACCTATTATCCCAGCCATTGCTGCCTCGGGCATGCTTAAGGCACTGTTGCTACTGGCGACCGTGACCGGCCTGATGTCTAAAGAGAGCCAGACATATACCGTTTTGAGTGTCATGTCTGATGCTGCCTTTTACTTTCTTCCGATTTTACTGGCTTATTCCAGTGCAAATAGATTTAAAACCAACCCCTTTGTTGCCGTTCTGTTTGGTGGAATCATGTTACACCCGAATATGATTGGTTTGCTTGGCGGTGAAGATCCGGTGTCCTTTATTGGCATACCTGTTGCATCCGTTCAATATGCGACATCCGTGGTACCGATTATTTTAACGGTCTGGTTCATGTCTTACATTGAAAAGTTCGCGGACAAGATCTCACCAGGGCCGGTCAAAATTTTCCTTAAACCTTTGATTGTTATTCTCATTGTTGCTCCAGTTGCCCTGATTGTACTTGGACCTCTGGGGATGTATCTCGGAACGGGAATGTCCAACCTGATCTATTGGATTCAGGATAAGATTGGATGGTTGACCGTTGTCATTATGGCTATACTGATGCCTCTGATTGTCATGTTCGGTATGCATAAAGTATTTTATCCTATTATTTTCGCAGCCTTGGCTTCACCTGGATATGAAACACTGGTGCTGGTTGCGATGCTGGCATCCAATATGGCGCAGGGAGCAGGCGCACTGGCGGTGTCATTCAAAACCAAAGACATCAAGCTGAAACAAGTCGCTTTGTCTGCAGGAATTTCAGGTGTATTCGGTATCACGGAACCTGCTCTGTACGGTGTACATTTAAGGCTCAAGAAAACGCTGTTTGCCTGCATGATCGGCGCCGGAGTCGCTGGGTTGTTCGCAGGTATTGTGAATCTCAAGGCATATGCTGCCGTGGGTCCGGGGATTGCATCTATGCCTATGTTTATCAGTGAAGATCATATGAATATTATCTATGCGATTATTACCATGCTGATCTCTGCCATTGTCGCGTTTGTCGCCGTATATGTCATTGGATTTCAGGATGTTGTTCCAACAGCAGAGTCGGTGGCAGGCAGTCCTACAAACCAAGCAAGAGGTGAATCTGAAATCAAGCCATCCACAGGGATCAAATCGAAAAAGATCGTTTTTGCTCCTTTGGAAGGTAAAGTTCTGCCATTAAGTGAGGTGAAGGACGAGGCCTTCTCGCAAGAAGCGATGGGACAAGGTATGGCCATTCAGCCAAGTGTTGGCAAGGTGTTTGCCCCGTTTGATGGTACCGTTGAGACGGTGTTCCGTACCAAACATTCCATCGGTCTGAGATCGGTAGAAGGGGTTGAACTTCTGATTCATGTCGGATTGGATACGGTGAAACTGAAAGGCCAGCATTTTGATGTAAAAGTGAACGAAGGAGAACAGATCTCTCATGGTCAGCTCCTGATTGAATTTGATCTTGAAGCTATACAAGCCGCAGGTTATGACACCACGACCCCTGTAATTGTTACCAATTCCTCGGATTATCTGGAGGTGCTGGGCAATGAATCTGCGGCGACAACAGGACCGGGGAAACCATTAATTACGGTGTTATAA
- the leuD gene encoding 3-isopropylmalate dehydratase small subunit: MEEFKTLQGIVAPVDRVNVDTDAIIPKQFLKRIERTGFGQFLFYEWRFDEEGNNNASFEMNKPRYEGASILISRANFGCGSSREHAPWAIMDYGFRCVIAPSFADIFYNNCFKNGILPIKLSEEQVEDLFQRTATHEGYEMNVSLENKTITDAYGLHIDFDLDEHRRQFLLQGLDDIGLTLQHDDEIAAYEQRHAAKLFG; this comes from the coding sequence ATGGAAGAATTCAAAACATTACAAGGCATCGTTGCACCGGTAGACCGGGTCAATGTAGATACAGACGCAATCATTCCGAAACAGTTCCTGAAACGGATTGAACGTACCGGATTTGGACAATTTTTGTTCTATGAATGGCGTTTTGATGAAGAGGGCAACAATAATGCTTCCTTCGAAATGAACAAACCTCGTTATGAAGGGGCATCCATCCTGATCTCACGTGCCAACTTTGGCTGTGGATCTTCCCGTGAGCATGCGCCATGGGCAATTATGGACTATGGATTCCGTTGTGTGATCGCTCCATCTTTTGCAGACATTTTCTATAATAACTGCTTTAAGAACGGAATCTTGCCAATCAAGTTGTCAGAAGAGCAAGTTGAAGACTTGTTCCAACGTACAGCGACACATGAAGGCTATGAGATGAATGTAAGTCTGGAAAACAAAACGATTACTGATGCATACGGACTGCATATCGATTTTGATCTGGATGAGCATCGTCGTCAATTCCTGTTGCAAGGATTGGATGATATCGGTCTGACTCTTCAACATGATGATGAAATCGCTGCTTACGAACAACGCCACGCGGCAAAACTGTTCGGTTAA
- a CDS encoding PRD domain-containing protein, with product MEVIKILNSSIVLARRVEDDKEIIVMGKGIGYRSKPGDIVGEDEIEKIYVLENETISSDLTALMKETPKEYLILADEIISHAKHTLSRHLSDHLYVALTDHLYMAMKRFKDNMTIQNRMLWEVKKFYPQEFNIGLHGLSLIQKQLGLSLPEEEAANIAFHLVNAQQNDDNMNQVMLMTNTVKDVLNIIKIHYQVELDTHSINYSRFLTHLQFFIQRLFEHKTLNTQDHELFEQIANKYPQEEACVLLIKDYIEARFEHTISNEEMMYLIIHINRVMSRN from the coding sequence ATGGAAGTCATAAAAATACTGAATTCGAGCATTGTTCTTGCCAGACGTGTTGAGGATGACAAGGAAATTATTGTGATGGGAAAGGGCATCGGCTACAGGAGCAAACCGGGAGATATCGTGGGAGAGGATGAGATCGAGAAGATCTATGTCCTTGAAAATGAAACGATCTCTTCAGATCTCACCGCCCTGATGAAGGAAACACCAAAAGAATATCTGATTCTGGCTGATGAAATCATCTCCCACGCGAAACATACATTGTCCCGCCATCTGAGTGATCATCTCTATGTCGCATTAACAGATCACCTGTATATGGCCATGAAGCGATTCAAGGACAATATGACGATCCAGAACCGAATGTTGTGGGAAGTGAAAAAGTTCTATCCGCAGGAGTTCAATATCGGGTTGCATGGTCTGTCTCTCATTCAAAAACAGCTTGGACTCTCCCTGCCTGAAGAGGAAGCGGCGAATATTGCCTTTCATCTCGTTAATGCGCAGCAAAATGATGACAATATGAATCAGGTCATGCTGATGACCAATACAGTTAAGGATGTACTCAATATTATCAAAATTCACTATCAAGTGGAGCTGGACACACACAGCATCAACTATTCACGCTTTTTGACCCATTTGCAGTTTTTTATTCAACGGCTTTTTGAGCATAAAACATTAAACACACAGGATCATGAGCTCTTTGAGCAGATCGCGAATAAATATCCCCAGGAAGAAGCCTGCGTACTGCTAATCAAGGATTATATTGAAGCCCGGTTTGAACATACGATCTCCAATGAAGAGATGATGTATTTGATTATTCATATCAATCGGGTCATGAGTCGCAATTGA
- a CDS encoding LysR family transcriptional regulator, producing MEFRQLQYTLQIAAERNFSRAAEKLHIAQPSLSQQLSKLEKELGVLLFQRNTSTVELTHAGVTFVEQAQKIVDAVELLRQEMSDISQLRKGKVVVGSMPITGSHLLPHVLPAFQQAYPEIEVTLLEDSGLTLEKLTASGKADLSLLSLPLQEPSLAYVTIGEEKIDLAVPPNHPLARRADPEHPLPVRIEELRDEPFVVLKKGQGFRKLTFDLCEQAGFDPQVVFESTNIETVQSLVATGMGITLVPRFIARAPRSEFVPVYVPLAEPTPSRTLVVAYRQGRVLSKAAEAFIHTFQQTVAELSQGD from the coding sequence ATGGAATTCAGACAACTTCAATATACGCTGCAAATTGCGGCCGAACGAAATTTCTCCCGGGCAGCAGAGAAGCTGCATATTGCCCAGCCTTCATTAAGCCAGCAATTATCCAAATTGGAAAAAGAATTGGGTGTGCTGCTGTTTCAGCGTAATACCAGTACCGTGGAGTTAACCCATGCGGGTGTTACGTTTGTCGAGCAAGCCCAGAAGATCGTAGATGCTGTGGAGCTATTGCGTCAGGAAATGTCCGATATCTCCCAGCTTCGCAAAGGTAAAGTCGTTGTAGGCAGCATGCCAATCACAGGCTCACACCTGCTCCCACACGTGCTTCCTGCGTTTCAACAAGCTTATCCCGAGATTGAGGTTACCTTATTGGAAGACTCCGGGCTTACGCTTGAGAAATTGACAGCAAGCGGCAAAGCTGATCTCAGCCTGTTATCTCTTCCTTTACAAGAGCCAAGTCTCGCCTATGTTACCATTGGAGAGGAAAAGATTGATCTGGCGGTTCCCCCGAATCACCCTTTGGCACGCAGGGCAGATCCGGAACATCCGCTTCCTGTGCGAATTGAAGAGCTTCGGGATGAACCCTTTGTTGTATTGAAAAAAGGACAGGGCTTCCGCAAACTTACATTTGATCTCTGTGAGCAGGCTGGTTTTGATCCCCAAGTTGTGTTTGAGAGCACCAATATTGAAACCGTTCAGTCGCTTGTCGCCACAGGTATGGGTATTACCCTGGTTCCACGCTTTATCGCCCGTGCCCCGCGCAGTGAATTCGTGCCTGTATACGTCCCACTCGCTGAGCCAACACCCAGCAGAACACTTGTTGTGGCTTATCGTCAAGGCAGAGTGCTGTCGAAGGCAGCCGAGGCATTCATCCATACGTTTCAACAGACTGTGGCCGAACTGTCTCAAGGAGACTAA
- the leuC gene encoding 3-isopropylmalate dehydratase large subunit, producing MSKKTMFEKIWENHVIHQEEGKPSILYIDLHLVHEVTSPQAFEGLRLSGRKVRRPELTFATMDHNVPTKDRFNITDPISKQQIDTLSQNCRDFGVKLYDLDTIDQGVVHVMGPELGLTHPGKTIVCGDSHTSTHGAFGALAFGIGTSEVEHVMATQCLQQAKAKTMEVRFVGKRNPGVTAKDMILAVIAKYGTDFATGYVIEYTGESIRELSMEERMTVCNMSIEGGARAGLIAPDETTFEYLRGREYVPADAKFDEAVEGWKQLVTDEGAEFDHVVEIDVETLIPQVTWGTSPGMGTDISSKVPVPAELPTENERKAAEKALEYMGLEPGTPIAEIPIDYVFIGSCTNGRIEDLRAAAQVAKGHTVSSQVTAIVVPGSGRVKIQAEQEGLDKIFTEAGFEWRDAGCSMCLAMNPDVLKPGQRCASTSNRNFEGRQGRGGRTHLVSPAMAAAAAVKGHFVDVRDWNFKTEAAI from the coding sequence ATGAGTAAAAAAACGATGTTTGAGAAAATTTGGGAAAATCACGTAATTCATCAAGAAGAAGGCAAACCAAGCATACTGTATATCGATCTGCATCTGGTGCACGAAGTAACTTCTCCACAGGCATTTGAAGGTCTTCGTCTGAGCGGACGTAAAGTTCGTCGCCCTGAACTGACATTTGCAACAATGGACCACAACGTTCCAACGAAAGACCGTTTCAACATTACAGATCCTATCTCCAAACAACAAATTGATACACTTTCGCAAAACTGCCGTGATTTCGGCGTGAAATTGTATGATCTGGACACGATTGATCAAGGCGTTGTACACGTTATGGGACCTGAACTGGGTCTGACTCACCCGGGTAAAACGATTGTATGTGGTGACAGTCATACGTCCACACACGGTGCGTTTGGCGCACTGGCATTCGGAATCGGAACAAGTGAAGTTGAGCATGTTATGGCAACTCAATGTTTGCAACAAGCAAAAGCCAAAACGATGGAAGTTCGTTTTGTCGGCAAACGTAACCCGGGTGTAACCGCAAAAGACATGATCCTCGCAGTCATCGCCAAATACGGTACAGACTTTGCAACAGGTTATGTTATTGAGTACACAGGCGAATCCATCCGTGAGTTGAGCATGGAAGAGCGTATGACGGTCTGCAACATGTCCATCGAAGGTGGAGCAAGAGCAGGATTGATCGCTCCGGATGAAACAACATTTGAATATCTGCGTGGACGTGAATACGTACCAGCGGATGCGAAGTTTGATGAAGCTGTAGAAGGTTGGAAACAGCTTGTAACCGATGAAGGTGCCGAGTTCGACCATGTGGTTGAAATCGATGTGGAGACATTGATTCCGCAAGTAACTTGGGGAACAAGCCCAGGTATGGGAACCGACATTTCGTCGAAAGTTCCTGTTCCGGCTGAATTGCCTACAGAAAACGAACGCAAAGCGGCTGAAAAAGCGCTTGAATATATGGGACTTGAACCGGGAACACCAATCGCCGAGATTCCAATTGATTATGTATTTATCGGTTCTTGCACCAACGGACGGATCGAAGATCTGCGTGCAGCAGCACAAGTGGCTAAAGGTCACACGGTATCCAGTCAGGTTACAGCAATTGTTGTACCAGGCTCAGGACGTGTTAAAATTCAGGCTGAACAAGAAGGTTTGGATAAAATCTTTACGGAAGCTGGATTTGAATGGCGTGATGCGGGATGCAGTATGTGTCTGGCGATGAACCCGGATGTATTGAAGCCAGGTCAACGTTGTGCTTCGACGTCCAACCGTAACTTTGAAGGACGCCAAGGACGTGGAGGACGTACGCACCTGGTATCTCCGGCAATGGCAGCAGCAGCAGCGGTTAAGGGTCACTTTGTGGACGTACGGGACTGGAATTTCAAAACAGAAGCAGCGATCTAA
- a CDS encoding AraC family transcriptional regulator, whose translation MQALDADGGALFFSAFMFRLDHLVRRIELPEQVMLEVACEKHAFLICEEGDGRLYIGHEQFPFTTGCVYPLSPGEGYQIEHRNNSDLKYIVMAFDVIHVLTGDPELFTRPVFEHRNQLNGYPYAPLSGLLEQMYVTRKYKTDAEYSHLNAQFQKWMEMIITRYTSPKTEQSMEARLHSTIQYVDDHYGEEITVQKLARLAEIRPVQYTTLFRQLTGHKPLDYVNHVRIKHAKEWLRKSDEPLRDIASRVGFKDEYYFSRRFRQMTGLSPRQYDRSIQQQTLVHDWLGHDVNIPVNPERIMYYGDSAGDLLMLGIQILGDQTYDAVAPVNVEAAVIMKPDLIIFDSSNEQQYEQLYRIAPTLAYNSHATLEERMRRLGNWFGRQPQAEQWLTSYAERTEQMWAKIHTVIEEGETASVFTYHRGARLFVMGNIGLAPMLYHPMGFRPVTKVKEALAAGRAYKEISAEAVRQYAGDHVFVMLPEEVVARRATEMLMESHSWRTLPAVQNGRVYAVDESTWNVGDALTSDRLLTLLPELLCASS comes from the coding sequence ATGCAGGCTTTGGATGCCGATGGGGGAGCGTTGTTCTTTTCAGCATTCATGTTTCGCCTGGATCATCTGGTACGTCGAATTGAACTACCTGAACAGGTGATGCTGGAAGTTGCTTGCGAGAAACATGCGTTCCTGATCTGCGAAGAAGGGGATGGGCGTTTATATATTGGACATGAACAGTTTCCATTTACTACGGGATGTGTTTATCCGCTTTCTCCGGGAGAGGGGTACCAGATTGAACATCGTAATAACTCGGATTTGAAATATATTGTGATGGCTTTTGATGTTATTCATGTGCTGACGGGTGATCCCGAGCTCTTTACCCGTCCTGTATTTGAACACAGAAACCAATTGAATGGTTATCCCTATGCTCCGTTAAGTGGGCTGCTTGAGCAAATGTATGTCACTCGGAAGTATAAAACAGATGCCGAATACAGTCATTTGAATGCACAGTTCCAAAAATGGATGGAGATGATCATTACCCGGTACACTTCTCCAAAGACGGAACAGAGTATGGAAGCCAGACTACACAGTACGATTCAGTATGTGGACGACCATTATGGTGAAGAAATCACTGTACAGAAACTGGCACGTCTTGCGGAGATCAGACCAGTACAATATACGACCCTTTTCAGACAACTCACAGGTCACAAGCCGCTCGATTATGTGAATCATGTACGCATCAAACATGCCAAGGAATGGCTTCGTAAATCAGATGAACCACTTCGGGATATAGCAAGTCGCGTGGGCTTTAAGGATGAGTATTATTTCAGCAGGCGTTTTCGCCAAATGACCGGATTATCTCCTCGTCAATATGACAGATCAATTCAGCAGCAGACATTAGTACATGATTGGTTGGGTCATGATGTGAATATTCCAGTAAACCCGGAGCGAATTATGTATTACGGAGATTCGGCAGGGGATCTGCTGATGCTGGGCATTCAGATATTGGGAGATCAGACCTATGACGCGGTTGCTCCGGTTAATGTGGAAGCAGCTGTTATCATGAAGCCGGATTTGATTATTTTTGATAGCAGCAATGAACAGCAATATGAACAACTTTACCGGATTGCACCGACGCTTGCTTACAATTCACATGCCACCCTGGAAGAACGAATGCGCAGATTGGGCAATTGGTTTGGCAGACAACCTCAGGCTGAACAATGGTTAACCTCCTATGCGGAGCGTACTGAGCAGATGTGGGCGAAGATCCATACTGTGATTGAAGAGGGGGAAACGGCATCCGTATTTACATACCATCGGGGTGCAAGATTATTTGTTATGGGCAATATCGGTCTGGCGCCTATGTTATATCATCCAATGGGATTCAGGCCAGTGACCAAAGTGAAGGAAGCACTTGCGGCAGGCAGAGCCTATAAGGAAATTTCGGCTGAAGCGGTACGTCAGTACGCGGGAGATCATGTGTTTGTTATGCTGCCTGAGGAAGTTGTGGCAAGGCGGGCTACAGAGATGCTAATGGAAAGTCACAGCTGGAGGACCCTTCCTGCCGTGCAGAATGGGCGGGTGTACGCTGTGGATGAGTCGACCTGGAATGTGGGTGATGCGCTCACGAGCGATCGATTGCTGACCCTGCTGCCTGAGTTGTTGTGTGCAAGTTCATAA